From one Idiomarina sp. X4 genomic stretch:
- a CDS encoding undecaprenyl-diphosphate phosphatase: MELWQAIILGIVQGITEFLPISSSAHLILMPVLTGWNDQGVGFDLSVHVGTLLAVILYFRKDVAALFTDGLRSIPARQNVGQSKLGWMVVIATIPACVFGVLLLDYIDTVLRAVWVIITTTVVFAVLLAVADRWGRGRRQLESIGLKDAIIVGLAQAVALIPGTSRSGATITAGLFMGLDRETASKFSFFMAIPITTAAALIKLLSIYSEGIAVDWHGFIVGGVASFVTAITAIHFFLKCLNDFGMWPYVIYRLVLAVVLFWVFV, from the coding sequence ATGGAGCTGTGGCAAGCCATCATACTAGGGATAGTGCAGGGCATTACCGAGTTTTTACCCATTTCCAGTTCAGCGCACTTAATTCTCATGCCAGTGCTGACCGGCTGGAATGATCAGGGTGTTGGGTTTGATTTATCAGTGCATGTAGGCACCTTGCTGGCGGTAATTCTCTATTTCCGTAAAGACGTTGCCGCATTGTTTACGGACGGGCTTCGTTCAATTCCGGCTCGCCAAAATGTCGGACAAAGCAAATTGGGCTGGATGGTTGTTATTGCCACCATTCCGGCCTGCGTTTTTGGCGTGTTGCTGCTTGACTATATTGACACGGTATTGCGAGCGGTATGGGTGATTATCACGACCACGGTGGTGTTTGCAGTACTACTTGCCGTTGCTGACCGGTGGGGACGGGGCCGTCGCCAGCTCGAGTCAATTGGTTTAAAAGACGCCATTATTGTTGGTTTAGCACAGGCCGTTGCACTTATCCCTGGCACGTCGCGCTCTGGAGCGACCATTACTGCCGGGTTATTCATGGGGCTTGATCGCGAAACGGCTTCAAAGTTTTCTTTTTTTATGGCCATACCCATTACGACAGCGGCCGCTTTAATTAAGCTGCTAAGCATCTATAGCGAAGGGATAGCCGTTGACTGGCATGGCTTTATTGTAGGCGGTGTGGCTTCGTTTGTAACGGCAATTACAGCCATTCACTTCTTTTTGAAGTGTCTTAACGACTTTGGCATGTGGCCTTATGTTATTTACCGCCTGGTGCTTGCGGTTGTCTTATTTTGGGTGTTCGTGTAA
- a CDS encoding ion transporter, translated as MYENLKKQLFELKSNRIFEFAVIAVIIISALEIGAKTYELPGIANNLLLGLDWFITVFFVVEISIRFIADHDKKNFFKNGWNVFDTLVVVVSLIPINDSELALLARLVRIFRVLRMISIIPELRTLITSLLKALPQMGYVVLLMFIIFYIYAAVGSYLFADINPFLWDNIATSMLTLFRVMTFEDWTDIQYETMEVYPWSWLFYMTFIFLTAFAFLNMVIGIVVNVMDKESQAEAEELRQQLEEEQGPEPTMRELQDEIRELKLLLQSQRQNTE; from the coding sequence ATGTACGAGAATCTAAAAAAACAATTATTTGAGCTTAAAAGTAATCGTATTTTTGAGTTTGCGGTTATTGCTGTCATTATCATTTCAGCACTGGAAATTGGTGCGAAAACTTATGAGCTTCCGGGCATCGCTAATAACCTATTGTTGGGCTTGGACTGGTTTATTACCGTTTTTTTTGTGGTGGAAATTAGTATCCGCTTTATTGCTGACCATGACAAAAAGAACTTCTTTAAAAATGGCTGGAATGTTTTTGATACCTTAGTTGTTGTGGTCAGCCTGATACCAATAAATGACTCAGAACTGGCGCTTTTAGCCCGCTTAGTGCGAATATTCCGAGTGCTTCGGATGATTTCTATTATCCCCGAGCTTCGCACCCTTATTACCTCTCTATTGAAAGCTTTGCCGCAAATGGGCTATGTGGTTTTGCTGATGTTTATTATCTTCTACATTTATGCCGCAGTAGGCAGTTATTTGTTTGCAGATATCAACCCGTTTTTATGGGATAACATTGCAACGTCTATGTTAACGCTTTTTAGGGTTATGACGTTTGAAGACTGGACAGATATTCAATATGAAACCATGGAAGTGTATCCATGGAGCTGGCTGTTTTATATGACGTTTATATTCCTGACGGCTTTTGCCTTTTTGAATATGGTTATTGGTATTGTCGTTAATGTTATGGACAAAGAGAGCCAGGCTGAAGCTGAAGAATTGCGTCAGCAGCTTGAGGAAGAGCAGGGACCTGAGCCAACCATGCGTGAGCTGCAGGACGAAATTCGTGAGCTTAAATTGCTATTGCAATCGCAACGGCAGAACACCGAGTAA
- a CDS encoding M48 family metallopeptidase: MKEPGCVEVSAPKHWPGGYIQSVLEARSDWIKEQQQKLLQRQLATPKFQSYEDHAEVFFEGQSYRLNAVLKSAFPHLGAVTLCQKNKTLTLSLSDPSNLDARKKQLDKWLRAQLKGRITQLLEQWQPIMEVAASDFGVRKMKTRWGSCNIRTHKIWLNFDLIAKAPESLEYVVVHELTHLYERYHNKRFYSLMDHYLPDWRERKQRLNS; encoded by the coding sequence ATGAAAGAACCCGGCTGTGTTGAGGTGTCGGCGCCTAAGCACTGGCCGGGTGGTTATATTCAGTCAGTTTTAGAAGCGAGAAGTGACTGGATAAAAGAGCAGCAACAAAAGCTATTGCAGCGGCAATTAGCGACCCCTAAATTTCAGTCCTATGAAGACCATGCAGAGGTATTTTTTGAAGGGCAAAGCTATCGCTTGAATGCGGTACTTAAAAGCGCCTTTCCTCACCTTGGCGCAGTGACGCTTTGCCAAAAGAACAAGACATTAACCTTAAGCCTGTCTGATCCTTCGAACTTAGATGCCCGTAAAAAACAGTTAGATAAATGGCTTCGCGCTCAGTTAAAAGGGCGTATTACGCAGCTACTGGAACAGTGGCAACCCATTATGGAGGTTGCCGCCAGTGACTTTGGTGTGAGAAAAATGAAGACTCGCTGGGGCAGCTGCAACATTCGTACTCATAAGATCTGGTTAAATTTCGACTTGATTGCGAAAGCCCCGGAAAGCTTGGAGTACGTGGTCGTGCACGAACTCACACACTTATATGAGCGTTACCATAATAAGCGGTTTTACAGCCTTATGGATCATTATCTCCCCGACTGGCGAGAACGAAAACAGCGGCTCAATAGTTAG
- the gloA gene encoding lactoylglutathione lyase, with translation MRYLHTMVRVHDLERSLHFYCNLLGMKEVSRKEVEKGRFTLVYLAAEDDYERAESERSPELELTCNWDPETYSGGRNFGHLAFEVDNIYDLCQKLKDNGVIINRPPRDGHMAFVRSPDNISIELLQKGESLPEQEPWASMENIGTW, from the coding sequence ATGCGGTATTTACATACCATGGTTAGAGTGCACGATTTGGAGCGTTCATTGCACTTCTATTGCAATTTACTCGGCATGAAAGAAGTGTCGCGCAAGGAAGTTGAGAAGGGGCGGTTTACCCTAGTTTACCTTGCCGCAGAAGATGATTATGAACGTGCTGAAAGCGAACGTTCTCCTGAACTGGAGCTGACCTGTAACTGGGATCCTGAAACGTATAGCGGTGGTCGTAATTTCGGACACTTAGCGTTCGAGGTAGATAATATTTATGATCTTTGCCAGAAGTTGAAGGATAACGGGGTTATTATTAATCGTCCCCCGCGCGACGGTCACATGGCGTTTGTCCGTTCACCCGATAATATTTCTATCGAACTACTCCAAAAAGGCGAAAGCCTTCCGGAACAAGAACCCTGGGCGTCAATGGAGAATATCGGTACATGGTAA
- a CDS encoding NADP-dependent isocitrate dehydrogenase, translated as MSTDKAKIIYTETDEAPRLATYSLLPIIEAFTKAAGVSVETRDISLAGRIISQFPEYLTEEQRQSDALAELGEMAKTAEANIIKLPNISASIPQMTACIKELQEQGYKLPDFPFDPQTDEEKDVRARYDKVKGSAVNPVLREGNSDRRAPSAVKNYAKKNPHRMGEWSKDSKSHVAHMSDGDFYSSEKSMTSATDDSFKIVLEANGEQKVLKGSVPVLAGEVVDAATMSKKQLQAFFEKETAAAKEEGVLLSLHLKATMMKVSDPIMFGHAVRVFFKDVLEKHADVMKDIEFDASNGIGDLYNKLEKLDADKRAEIESDLEAVYSSQPELAMVNSHKGITNLHVPSDVIIDASMPAMIRDSGKMWDKNDSRQDAKAMIPDRCYAGLYQETINFCKENGAFDPSTMGTVPNVGLMAQKAEEYGSHDKTFEIPADGVVKVLNKAGDVVFEHNVEEGDIWRMCQVKDAPIRDWVKLAVTRSRLSGMPAVFWLDSNRAHDAQLIKKVEEYLKEHDTDGLDIQIMAPVEATRHTLQRVKEGKDTISVTGNVLRDYLTDLFPILELGTSAKMLSIVPLMNGGGLFETGAGGSAPKHVQQFVEENHLRWDSLGEFLALAASLEHLSRTFDNKRAQVLADSLDVATAKFLDENKSPSRKAGEIDNRGSHFYLAMYWAEALANQNDDAELKERFSKLSDKLSGNEQAIIDELNGVQGVKVDIGGYYQPNPEKVSAAMRPCSVLNETLASL; from the coding sequence ATGTCGACTGATAAAGCAAAGATTATTTACACTGAAACGGACGAGGCGCCACGCTTGGCGACATACTCGTTATTACCGATTATTGAAGCTTTCACAAAAGCGGCCGGTGTTTCAGTGGAGACCCGCGATATTTCTTTGGCTGGTCGTATTATTTCGCAGTTTCCGGAGTACCTGACCGAAGAACAACGTCAGTCAGACGCTTTAGCTGAGCTGGGCGAAATGGCGAAAACTGCAGAAGCAAACATTATTAAGCTGCCAAACATTAGTGCGTCTATTCCACAAATGACGGCATGTATTAAAGAGCTACAGGAACAAGGTTACAAACTGCCGGACTTTCCGTTTGACCCGCAAACAGACGAAGAAAAAGACGTTCGTGCACGTTACGACAAAGTAAAAGGCAGTGCGGTAAACCCAGTGTTGCGTGAAGGTAACTCTGACCGCCGTGCACCAAGTGCAGTAAAAAATTATGCGAAAAAGAACCCACATCGCATGGGTGAGTGGTCAAAAGACTCAAAGTCTCACGTTGCGCACATGAGCGATGGCGACTTTTACAGCAGCGAAAAATCAATGACATCGGCTACCGATGACAGCTTCAAAATTGTTTTAGAAGCGAATGGTGAGCAAAAAGTTTTGAAAGGGTCTGTGCCTGTCTTGGCAGGTGAAGTTGTTGATGCAGCCACTATGAGCAAAAAGCAATTGCAGGCGTTCTTTGAAAAGGAAACCGCTGCCGCAAAAGAAGAAGGCGTTTTACTGTCTCTGCACTTAAAAGCGACCATGATGAAAGTGTCCGACCCAATCATGTTTGGTCATGCGGTACGTGTTTTCTTTAAAGATGTTCTTGAAAAGCATGCCGACGTGATGAAAGACATTGAGTTTGACGCCAGCAACGGTATTGGCGACCTGTATAACAAACTTGAGAAATTGGACGCAGACAAGCGCGCTGAGATTGAGTCTGATCTGGAAGCGGTTTACTCAAGCCAGCCTGAATTGGCGATGGTTAACTCGCACAAGGGTATTACCAACCTGCACGTTCCAAGTGACGTCATTATTGATGCGTCTATGCCTGCGATGATCCGTGACTCGGGCAAAATGTGGGACAAAAACGACAGTCGTCAAGATGCTAAAGCAATGATTCCTGATCGCTGCTATGCCGGTCTTTACCAAGAAACCATTAACTTCTGCAAAGAAAATGGCGCATTTGACCCATCCACTATGGGTACAGTACCTAACGTTGGCTTAATGGCGCAAAAAGCAGAAGAGTACGGTTCGCACGATAAAACCTTCGAAATTCCAGCTGACGGCGTTGTGAAAGTGTTGAATAAGGCCGGTGATGTTGTGTTCGAACATAACGTTGAGGAAGGTGATATCTGGCGTATGTGTCAGGTAAAAGACGCTCCTATCCGCGACTGGGTGAAACTGGCAGTGACCCGTTCACGCTTAAGTGGCATGCCAGCGGTATTCTGGTTAGACAGCAACCGTGCGCACGACGCTCAGTTAATTAAGAAAGTCGAAGAGTACTTAAAAGAGCACGACACTGACGGTCTTGATATCCAAATTATGGCGCCGGTAGAAGCAACTCGCCACACACTACAGCGTGTGAAAGAAGGTAAAGATACCATTTCTGTAACTGGTAACGTTCTGCGTGACTACCTGACCGACTTATTCCCAATTCTGGAACTGGGTACGTCAGCGAAAATGCTGTCAATTGTGCCGTTGATGAATGGCGGTGGTTTGTTTGAAACGGGCGCAGGGGGCTCAGCACCTAAGCACGTCCAGCAATTTGTGGAAGAAAACCACTTACGTTGGGACTCTCTAGGCGAGTTCCTGGCATTAGCGGCCTCTCTTGAACACTTAAGCCGTACGTTTGATAACAAGCGTGCACAAGTTCTGGCTGACAGTCTTGACGTTGCAACAGCTAAGTTCTTAGACGAGAACAAGTCACCGTCACGTAAAGCCGGTGAAATTGATAACCGCGGTTCACATTTCTATCTGGCCATGTACTGGGCAGAAGCACTGGCAAATCAGAACGACGATGCTGAACTGAAAGAACGTTTCAGTAAGCTGTCTGACAAACTGTCTGGTAATGAGCAAGCCATTATTGATGAACTGAACGGCGTTCAGGGCGTGAAAGTGGATATTGGCGGTTATTACCAGCCAAACCCTGAGAAAGTGTCTGCAGCAATGCGTCCTTGCTCAGTATTGAATGAAACCTTAGCGAGCTTATAA
- a CDS encoding hotdog fold domain-containing protein gives MANGNYLINLYERCLKMPFGRNIFSTMFARKAPYFETIKPLITELEPNFCQLTFKKRKAVQNHIGTVHAIAVCNGMEMAMGAVAEASIPKHLRWIPKGMNVQYLAKTNSDVTIEAKASEQTWRVGEQPITVEAKRDDGTVVAAGEIIIYVSEKPKK, from the coding sequence GTGGCCAATGGCAATTACTTAATAAACTTATACGAACGCTGTTTAAAAATGCCGTTTGGGCGCAATATATTCTCAACCATGTTTGCCCGAAAAGCGCCTTATTTTGAAACCATTAAGCCGCTTATTACTGAATTAGAGCCTAATTTTTGTCAGCTTACGTTCAAAAAGCGCAAAGCCGTTCAGAACCACATTGGTACGGTGCATGCTATTGCGGTGTGTAATGGCATGGAAATGGCCATGGGCGCGGTTGCGGAGGCTTCTATTCCAAAGCATCTGCGTTGGATACCCAAGGGGATGAATGTTCAGTATTTGGCAAAAACAAACAGTGACGTGACTATTGAGGCGAAGGCATCAGAGCAGACCTGGCGAGTGGGTGAACAACCGATAACCGTGGAAGCGAAACGGGATGATGGTACTGTGGTTGCTGCTGGTGAGATTATTATCTACGTGTCGGAAAAGCCTAAAAAATAA
- a CDS encoding peptide MFS transporter produces the protein MDPKNIVDKDSSFFGQPGGLQTLFFTEMWERMSYYGMRALLVLFMTASLQEGGLAITVASATAIYGLYTGAVYFMGLPGGWIADRLLGGQRATWYGGIIIMLGHIVLAIPSEAGFFVGMILVVLGTGLLKPNITAMVGQLYSSDDDRRDGGYTLYYMGINIGSIIGYFVTGYLMENAGYHWGFGAAAVGMAFGLIQYKLTQSKLKGVGEKPPKPMSPKATKRSWSIIWLLLAGLAVYTFLALNDYVTIDPTVVAGNVAIIFTVIFFLYYLSVFIFGKLTRDEMKRLGALFLVCIASTMFWAGFEQAGSSFNLFARDLTDRMVGDFEIPTTWFQSLNSIFLVIMSPFFAALWINLSKRMINPSYGFKSAIGLIIMATGFIVMFFASQAAASGLKVAPYWLVAVYFIHTVGELCLSPVALSAVSKLSPKRMAGQMMGIFVLTYSIGNVVAGLLAGGLDPNNPQAMPELYWTIFVFGVSVGAAVFVLALFTRKWEKLAPDDGEDEHPGAVIDANEPVSKP, from the coding sequence ATGGATCCTAAGAATATAGTCGATAAAGACTCAAGCTTTTTCGGACAGCCAGGGGGATTACAAACCCTGTTCTTTACCGAAATGTGGGAGCGCATGAGTTACTACGGCATGCGCGCGCTGCTCGTTTTATTCATGACCGCCAGTTTGCAAGAAGGTGGCCTCGCGATAACCGTTGCCTCTGCAACGGCTATTTACGGTCTATACACCGGCGCTGTCTATTTCATGGGCTTGCCGGGTGGCTGGATCGCTGACCGCTTGTTAGGCGGTCAACGCGCCACTTGGTACGGCGGTATCATCATTATGCTTGGCCACATTGTTTTGGCCATTCCTAGTGAAGCCGGCTTCTTCGTTGGCATGATTTTAGTGGTACTGGGTACAGGCTTATTGAAACCAAACATTACCGCTATGGTCGGGCAACTGTACAGCTCCGATGATGACCGTCGAGATGGCGGCTATACCCTGTATTACATGGGTATCAATATTGGTTCAATCATCGGTTACTTCGTCACCGGTTACCTCATGGAAAATGCAGGTTACCATTGGGGCTTTGGTGCAGCAGCTGTTGGTATGGCATTCGGTCTTATTCAGTACAAACTGACTCAGTCTAAGTTGAAAGGCGTTGGTGAGAAACCACCTAAACCAATGAGCCCAAAAGCGACTAAGCGTAGCTGGAGCATCATTTGGCTATTACTAGCGGGTTTAGCGGTTTATACCTTTTTAGCCTTGAATGACTACGTCACGATTGATCCAACCGTCGTTGCCGGAAACGTTGCCATTATTTTCACGGTGATATTTTTCCTGTACTACCTGTCCGTTTTTATCTTCGGGAAGCTGACTCGAGACGAAATGAAGCGACTCGGTGCACTATTCTTGGTGTGTATTGCGTCAACGATGTTCTGGGCAGGTTTTGAACAAGCAGGTTCTTCATTCAACCTGTTTGCCCGCGACTTAACCGACCGCATGGTCGGTGATTTTGAAATCCCGACCACTTGGTTCCAGTCACTGAACTCGATATTCCTGGTCATCATGTCGCCGTTTTTTGCCGCGCTATGGATTAACCTAAGCAAGCGCATGATCAACCCATCGTACGGTTTTAAGAGTGCGATAGGCCTTATCATTATGGCGACGGGATTTATTGTCATGTTCTTTGCGTCCCAGGCAGCAGCTAGCGGACTTAAAGTGGCGCCATATTGGTTGGTTGCGGTGTACTTTATTCATACCGTTGGTGAGTTGTGCTTAAGCCCAGTTGCCCTGAGTGCTGTGAGTAAGTTGTCACCGAAGCGCATGGCAGGCCAGATGATGGGTATCTTCGTACTCACCTACTCTATCGGTAACGTTGTTGCCGGCTTGTTGGCTGGTGGTCTTGACCCGAACAACCCACAGGCGATGCCTGAGCTTTACTGGACTATCTTTGTGTTCGGTGTGAGCGTTGGTGCGGCGGTATTCGTACTGGCCCTGTTTACCCGCAAGTGGGAAAAGCTGGCGCCGGACGACGGTGAAGACGAGCACCCAGGTGCAGTTATTGATGCTAACGAACCGGTTAGCAAGCCTTAA
- a CDS encoding TerC family protein, translating to MFEWVTMPEAWIALATLTALEIVLGIDNIIFISILVGRLPESQRDKARTLGLVLAMVSRLLLLFSLTWVMTLTEPLFTVFSEEISGRDLILLLGGLFLLGKSTLEIHHSLEGPDETKTAIVSASFVSIIVQISILDIVFSLDSVITAVGLAEHLSVMVIAVVISVGVMLLAAKSVSEFVDQHPTIKMLALSFLILIGMTLVGEGFGFHVPKGYVYFAMAFSLTVEMLNIKVRKRRSKREPVKLRKGIPGDAS from the coding sequence ATGTTTGAATGGGTAACGATGCCAGAGGCTTGGATAGCTCTTGCCACTTTAACTGCCCTGGAAATAGTCCTAGGTATTGATAATATCATCTTTATTTCAATACTGGTTGGTCGCTTACCGGAATCTCAAAGAGATAAAGCAAGAACCCTTGGTCTCGTATTAGCAATGGTCTCGCGCTTGTTACTGCTCTTTTCTCTTACTTGGGTGATGACTCTAACCGAACCGCTCTTCACTGTGTTTTCAGAAGAAATATCCGGAAGAGACTTGATTCTCTTACTCGGGGGGCTTTTTCTCTTAGGAAAGTCGACGTTAGAAATTCACCACTCGCTTGAGGGGCCTGACGAGACAAAGACAGCCATCGTTTCAGCGTCTTTTGTATCCATCATCGTTCAAATATCCATTCTGGATATTGTTTTTTCCCTTGACTCTGTCATTACAGCAGTTGGTTTAGCTGAACATTTATCCGTCATGGTTATCGCTGTTGTTATTTCCGTCGGCGTTATGCTGCTCGCCGCCAAATCGGTGAGTGAATTTGTCGACCAACACCCAACGATTAAAATGCTTGCGCTGAGCTTTTTGATTCTTATTGGTATGACACTGGTAGGTGAAGGTTTTGGTTTCCACGTACCAAAAGGCTACGTTTACTTCGCTATGGCGTTCTCGCTTACGGTAGAAATGCTAAATATAAAAGTTAGAAAACGCCGCTCTAAACGAGAACCCGTCAAATTACGCAAAGGAATACCGGGCGACGCATCGTGA